Proteins from a genomic interval of uncultured Desulfuromusa sp.:
- a CDS encoding contractile injection system protein, VgrG/Pvc8 family, protein MTPDYLISVDGKDLTNLIRNRLIRMALTDVSGVISDTLEIVLDDRKPSIDLPRTGVKLTIALGYKETGLDPKGIFIVDEPVLSGPPDTLTIRSRSADLRKGLKEKRIRSFDNISVGDLVATIAKAHGYQPRVAEELASIPLEHLDQDNQSDMNLLTELAKRYDAVAKPVNDLLLFVPRGQVKSFSGKDLPAVHKVRSDLNRWNASFPERDKYSSVIAVYRDTDQAKDIEVVVGSGSPAKRLIKKQPNAAIATAAAKSEFESLQRGNAKISGSCAGDVAMAAEAKLILSDVRPGVDGDWALTQVVHEITDAGYVCNFEGEIPS, encoded by the coding sequence ATGACACCTGATTACCTCATATCAGTAGACGGCAAGGATTTGACAAATCTGATACGTAATCGCTTGATCCGGATGGCCTTGACCGATGTGTCCGGCGTGATCAGTGACACGTTGGAAATCGTGTTGGATGACCGTAAGCCCTCTATTGATCTGCCTCGCACCGGTGTCAAGTTGACGATTGCACTGGGTTATAAAGAAACCGGTCTCGATCCGAAGGGGATTTTTATTGTCGATGAACCCGTTCTGAGCGGTCCTCCAGACACATTGACGATTCGGTCCAGATCGGCTGATTTGCGCAAAGGCTTAAAAGAAAAACGGATTCGCAGCTTTGACAATATCAGCGTTGGTGATCTGGTGGCCACTATAGCCAAGGCACATGGTTATCAACCCCGGGTGGCAGAGGAACTGGCATCGATCCCGCTGGAACATCTGGATCAGGACAACCAGTCTGACATGAACCTGCTGACCGAGCTGGCAAAACGTTATGACGCTGTCGCCAAGCCGGTCAATGATCTGCTGTTGTTTGTGCCCAGGGGGCAAGTAAAAAGTTTTTCCGGTAAGGACCTGCCTGCTGTCCATAAAGTTCGTAGTGATTTGAACCGCTGGAATGCCTCTTTTCCTGAACGGGACAAGTACAGTTCTGTGATTGCTGTCTATCGAGATACGGACCAGGCCAAGGACATAGAAGTTGTGGTCGGCAGCGGATCCCCGGCCAAGCGGCTAATAAAAAAACAACCGAATGCCGCGATTGCCACGGCGGCGGCTAAATCAGAGTTTGAATCGTTACAGCGTGGCAATGCCAAGATCAGCGGCAGTTGTGCGGGGGATGTTGCTATGGCTGCTGAAGCGAAATTGATTTTATCCGATGTCAGGCCGGGTGTTGATGGTGACTGGGCCTTGACTCAAGTTGTCCATGAAATAACCGATGCTGGTTATGTCTGCAATTTTGAAGGTGAGATCCCGTCATGA
- a CDS encoding phage major tail tube protein, whose translation MAQADILKNLNLFVDGRGQAGKIEEFTPPKLTIKTEGFRAGGMDTEAKHDMGMEPLEASATLQSYDAQLFKLFGLTKGSNHPLTGRGAIDRDGTIVPVLINMRGTLTEIDQGSWKPGDKGAVKLKWELTYFKQSIDGAVVHEIDVENMIRIIDGTDQLADQRAAIGI comes from the coding sequence ATGGCACAAGCAGATATTTTAAAAAACCTGAACCTGTTCGTTGATGGTCGCGGCCAGGCTGGAAAGATTGAAGAGTTTACCCCGCCAAAATTGACTATCAAAACCGAGGGTTTCCGCGCTGGCGGCATGGATACCGAAGCCAAACATGACATGGGAATGGAACCGCTGGAAGCTTCAGCAACCCTGCAAAGTTACGATGCTCAATTGTTCAAACTGTTTGGTTTGACCAAGGGCAGTAATCATCCACTGACTGGCCGGGGCGCGATTGATCGTGATGGAACCATTGTTCCGGTGTTGATCAATATGCGCGGCACCTTGACCGAGATTGACCAGGGGAGCTGGAAACCTGGCGATAAAGGGGCGGTCAAGTTGAAGTGGGAGCTGACATATTTCAAACAGTCAATCGATGGCGCTGTTGTGCATGAGATCGATGTCGAGAACATGATCCGCATTATCGATGGCACTGACCAGCTGGCTGATCAGCGGGCAGCGATTGGTATTTAA
- a CDS encoding phage tail tape measure protein: protein MDKSLALGVVIGGTLSATVGSAFKTLEQKARASEKQLKQIKIGSSLVDDVSKYRSELLKLQAAKKDGLHSADEMNVKIGATMKKYQQAATKAKEYGIDIGRLAREQQRLTKEMNLANRAVDRQQKLVRNKNIRGQMRGQMVGAVGSIYAMGAGLGGALDYDRAKTRLGTMVSDADLEAANKQVLEFSRHKLGDQTDLLNINYALNSAGLDAATSRAGTEIVAKVAKVTNGAAEGVGEVVGVVFNNMADSLAGSATEKIGRIGDVLTKTQLKYQLRDFNQLGESFKQGAKGAIKYNVDLEQTAAVLGQFNSAGLQGGTAGTAFNAMLRQMTTAADEFGFSMERNADGSLNLIDTLGNLEESMAMFDDPDEKADALQKAFGDEGSGVALLLNNLKKLKAGYQEVRDESAGVVDEKYQKFLDSYSGQVDLAGQQTRGLAIALGSALLPGVNAVLQPIGSVVNGVAEMTEKFPGTTKVIVGATAGIVLLNAAMIGGRYALTFFSDGIQITKGVFDFFRSGTAKTNLLLAAQKVQLIGAAVAQKAAAVGTGILTAAQWAWNVALTANPIGLIVAGVGALIAGGIALYKNWEPFQVLIDTIWDKVTSVGGFIGKLFGFGSSKGAEVGAAVAAGRMRSDSPASSRSVLPRVSPASRSNVIHSNPKIEIHQAPGQSAEDVAAVVQRELMASEQRLAAQQRGRLYD, encoded by the coding sequence ATGGATAAGTCGTTGGCACTTGGGGTGGTCATTGGCGGCACTCTTTCTGCGACTGTCGGCAGCGCGTTTAAAACCTTGGAGCAAAAAGCCAGAGCCAGTGAGAAGCAACTGAAACAGATTAAAATTGGTTCTTCGCTGGTTGATGATGTCTCTAAGTATAGATCAGAACTGCTGAAGCTTCAAGCAGCCAAAAAAGATGGCTTGCACAGTGCCGATGAGATGAATGTCAAAATCGGTGCAACGATGAAGAAATATCAGCAAGCTGCAACGAAGGCGAAAGAATACGGTATCGATATCGGTCGCCTGGCTCGGGAACAACAGCGGTTAACCAAGGAAATGAATCTGGCCAACCGGGCCGTTGATCGGCAGCAGAAGCTGGTTCGCAATAAAAATATTCGCGGTCAGATGCGCGGCCAGATGGTTGGCGCTGTCGGCAGTATTTATGCCATGGGTGCCGGTTTGGGTGGTGCTCTCGATTATGATCGAGCAAAAACCCGCCTGGGTACGATGGTGTCAGATGCCGATCTTGAGGCAGCCAATAAACAGGTTCTGGAGTTTTCACGTCACAAGCTGGGCGACCAGACCGACCTGCTCAATATCAATTATGCCCTGAACAGTGCCGGGCTCGATGCCGCAACCAGCCGCGCTGGTACCGAGATTGTGGCCAAAGTCGCCAAGGTCACCAACGGAGCCGCTGAAGGGGTTGGTGAAGTTGTTGGTGTGGTCTTCAACAATATGGCTGATAGTCTGGCTGGAAGTGCCACCGAAAAGATTGGCCGTATTGGTGATGTTCTGACCAAAACCCAATTGAAATATCAGCTACGCGATTTTAATCAACTGGGTGAATCCTTCAAGCAGGGTGCCAAAGGGGCGATCAAATATAATGTCGACCTGGAACAAACGGCTGCGGTGTTAGGTCAGTTCAACAGTGCTGGTCTTCAGGGTGGAACGGCTGGTACAGCGTTTAATGCCATGCTCAGGCAGATGACGACGGCCGCTGATGAGTTTGGTTTCTCGATGGAGCGTAATGCCGATGGCTCGCTCAACCTGATTGATACCCTCGGCAACCTGGAAGAATCGATGGCGATGTTCGATGATCCGGATGAAAAAGCCGATGCCTTACAAAAGGCCTTCGGGGATGAGGGGTCAGGTGTTGCTCTGCTCCTTAATAATCTCAAGAAGCTTAAGGCCGGTTATCAAGAAGTTCGCGACGAATCCGCCGGTGTGGTCGATGAAAAATATCAGAAGTTTCTCGATTCCTATTCCGGTCAGGTAGATTTAGCCGGTCAGCAAACCAGAGGCCTTGCTATTGCTTTGGGATCTGCCCTGTTGCCCGGTGTCAACGCTGTGCTGCAACCGATCGGCTCGGTTGTGAATGGTGTCGCTGAGATGACAGAAAAGTTCCCTGGGACAACGAAAGTTATCGTTGGGGCAACGGCTGGTATTGTGTTGTTGAACGCTGCCATGATTGGTGGCCGCTATGCTTTGACCTTCTTCTCTGATGGGATTCAGATTACGAAAGGCGTCTTTGATTTCTTCCGTTCCGGAACTGCCAAAACAAATCTTCTGCTGGCCGCTCAAAAAGTCCAGCTTATCGGTGCCGCCGTAGCTCAAAAAGCTGCTGCTGTCGGAACCGGTATCTTGACAGCGGCACAGTGGGCCTGGAACGTGGCCTTAACGGCTAACCCGATTGGTTTGATCGTTGCCGGAGTTGGTGCGCTGATTGCCGGTGGTATTGCCTTGTATAAAAACTGGGAACCCTTCCAGGTGTTGATCGATACCATCTGGGACAAAGTGACTTCCGTTGGTGGCTTTATTGGTAAGCTTTTTGGTTTTGGCTCATCAAAAGGAGCAGAAGTTGGAGCCGCTGTTGCTGCGGGAAGAATGCGTTCAGATTCTCCTGCATCTTCACGTTCCGTGCTGCCTCGGGTTTCCCCTGCCTCGCGTAGTAACGTTATTCACAGTAACCCCAAAATAGAAATTCATCAGGCTCCGGGTCAGAGTGCCGAAGATGTGGCAGCAGTCGTTCAGCGTGAACTCATGGCCAGTGAACAACGTCTGGCAGCCCAACAGCGAGGCCGTCTCTATGACTAA
- a CDS encoding phage baseplate assembly protein V codes for MIDLQQRIAALERMIESLLMVGTVAELDAEKARVRIDCGSMKTDWLPWFTGRAGNDRDWWAPEPREQVMVLSPGGDPARGIVLPAIYCTDHPAPAADENIRKITFANGSFVEHHRDSGALTVSAEGKVTVIGKDTVEIIGKDGGGVKGSVQGDCLCSFTGMPHPHISPTVKESF; via the coding sequence ATGATTGATTTGCAACAACGCATAGCCGCATTGGAGCGGATGATAGAAAGTTTGTTGATGGTTGGCACTGTGGCTGAACTTGATGCAGAAAAAGCCCGGGTACGGATTGACTGTGGCTCCATGAAAACAGACTGGCTCCCCTGGTTTACTGGGCGGGCTGGTAATGATCGGGACTGGTGGGCTCCGGAACCAAGGGAACAAGTGATGGTGTTGTCTCCCGGTGGTGATCCGGCTCGTGGGATTGTTCTCCCGGCTATTTATTGCACGGATCATCCGGCCCCGGCAGCTGATGAGAATATACGGAAAATCACGTTTGCCAATGGCAGTTTTGTTGAACATCACCGCGACTCCGGGGCATTGACGGTCTCTGCTGAAGGAAAGGTCACAGTCATCGGCAAGGACACGGTGGAAATAATCGGTAAAGACGGCGGCGGGGTTAAAGGATCGGTGCAAGGCGACTGTCTTTGCAGCTTTACCGGTATGCCTCATCCTCATATATCACCAACGGTTAAGGAATCGTTCTGA
- a CDS encoding baseplate J/gp47 family protein, whose translation MSINLNELPAPEVVEELQFEAILAAMIADYQTRYPDFNALLESDPAYKQFEVAAYREVQLRQRMNDAARAVMLAFSQGTDLDHLAAIQDVARLLVDPGDPEAVPPIDPTYEADDNLRGRVQLAPESQSTAGPSGAYEFHGLSASGLVKDISVVSPAATQITINVLSAEGNGVPSQAVLDSVTAALVDDRKVRPLTDEVTVQAATVYDYNVDATLDIYKSFDAATILQAAESAVAIYVDENHRLGRAITDSGLKQALHRPGVHSVTLNSALPAAAAMNEAPYCTGITVGVGSLIDE comes from the coding sequence ATGAGTATTAATCTGAACGAATTACCGGCACCTGAAGTTGTTGAAGAACTACAGTTTGAAGCCATATTAGCGGCCATGATTGCCGACTATCAAACCCGCTACCCGGACTTTAATGCTTTGCTCGAATCTGATCCGGCTTACAAACAGTTTGAAGTTGCTGCCTACCGCGAAGTTCAGTTGCGGCAACGGATGAATGATGCTGCCCGTGCAGTCATGCTGGCGTTTTCGCAAGGGACAGATCTGGATCATCTGGCCGCGATTCAGGATGTGGCCCGTTTACTTGTGGATCCAGGTGACCCCGAAGCGGTCCCTCCAATCGATCCAACCTATGAGGCTGACGATAATCTCCGGGGACGGGTGCAGCTGGCTCCGGAAAGTCAGAGTACTGCCGGCCCCTCCGGAGCTTATGAGTTTCATGGTCTATCCGCCAGTGGTCTGGTCAAAGATATTTCCGTTGTTTCTCCTGCAGCAACCCAGATCACCATCAACGTCTTGTCTGCGGAAGGCAATGGAGTTCCAAGTCAGGCGGTGCTTGATTCTGTCACTGCGGCTCTGGTTGATGATCGCAAAGTCAGGCCATTAACCGATGAAGTCACCGTCCAGGCCGCAACTGTCTACGATTACAACGTTGATGCCACTCTGGATATCTATAAAAGTTTTGACGCTGCAACCATCCTGCAGGCGGCTGAATCTGCCGTTGCGATCTATGTCGATGAAAACCATCGTCTGGGTCGGGCGATCACAGACAGCGGATTGAAACAAGCATTGCACCGCCCCGGTGTGCACAGTGTGACTCTCAATTCTGCGTTACCTGCCGCCGCCGCAATGAACGAAGCCCCCTATTGCACCGGTATTACAGTGGGTGTCGGGAGTTTGATAGATGAATAG
- a CDS encoding phage tail protein encodes MSQPTVGIDFNHSVEQLTADLGATITQIDKAKTRAIRRLRRWLQTQLARELATVAGIRQKAIKSRFKHHIYREGKTLWANIWIGVNPIDAHLLGKPRQTRRMKGTRVYQHFFDKAFFVNVFGDAPKVWKRKDKRRFPVIKMQLPIAEEMEQLLEKYERPAELKLAEIFEHELKFEMGWYK; translated from the coding sequence ATGAGTCAGCCAACGGTCGGGATCGATTTTAATCACAGCGTTGAACAATTGACTGCTGATTTGGGGGCAACGATTACCCAGATCGATAAAGCCAAAACCCGGGCAATTCGTAGGTTACGACGTTGGTTGCAAACGCAGTTGGCAAGAGAGTTGGCAACTGTAGCAGGTATTCGTCAAAAAGCGATTAAGAGCAGATTTAAGCATCATATTTACCGTGAAGGGAAAACCCTCTGGGCCAATATCTGGATCGGAGTGAATCCTATTGATGCTCATTTGCTGGGTAAGCCCAGGCAGACCAGACGCATGAAAGGGACGCGGGTGTATCAGCATTTTTTTGACAAGGCATTTTTTGTCAATGTTTTTGGTGATGCGCCAAAGGTTTGGAAAAGGAAAGATAAAAGACGCTTCCCCGTAATCAAGATGCAATTGCCGATTGCAGAAGAAATGGAACAACTTCTTGAAAAATATGAGCGCCCCGCTGAACTGAAACTGGCGGAGATTTTTGAACATGAATTGAAATTTGAAATGGGCTGGTACAAATGA
- a CDS encoding phage tail assembly protein — MRTIVLDYPVTVDGEEITQLEMRRGKARDQVTAQKGCESNAEMEIKLFANLCEVQLEVIEELDMADYGEVQKVYSGFLSRRKEKSEKE, encoded by the coding sequence ATGAGAACAATTGTTTTGGATTATCCGGTCACTGTCGATGGTGAAGAAATAACCCAACTTGAAATGCGTCGGGGTAAAGCCCGTGATCAGGTCACCGCACAAAAAGGCTGTGAATCAAACGCAGAAATGGAAATCAAGTTGTTCGCTAACCTGTGTGAAGTTCAGCTGGAAGTTATCGAAGAGCTTGATATGGCGGATTACGGTGAGGTGCAAAAGGTGTATAGCGGTTTTTTGTCCCGTCGGAAAGAGAAATCAGAGAAGGAATAG
- a CDS encoding GPW/gp25 family protein, whose amino-acid sequence MNGSSVDTGKPLSGLDHLRQSIIDILTTPIGSRVMRRNYGSRLFELLDRPVTGEWLIDCYAWSAEALDQSEPRFSLDQIEHLTDEDGQQTLGVQGEYLPDGQAIKLEGIVL is encoded by the coding sequence ATGAATGGATCGAGTGTTGATACCGGGAAGCCGCTATCGGGTCTGGATCATCTGCGGCAATCGATCATCGATATTTTGACCACCCCGATCGGAAGTCGGGTGATGCGTCGCAATTATGGGAGCCGATTGTTCGAACTGCTGGATCGCCCCGTGACCGGAGAATGGTTGATCGACTGTTACGCCTGGTCGGCTGAAGCTTTGGATCAGTCGGAGCCGCGTTTTTCCCTTGATCAGATTGAACATCTGACAGATGAAGATGGTCAACAAACTCTGGGCGTTCAGGGTGAATACCTTCCGGACGGGCAAGCGATAAAACTGGAAGGGATTGTTTTATGA
- a CDS encoding phage tail protein I has protein sequence MNSLLPPNATAFERAVEDVIAKRFDAVASSIATIKTLWNPWTCPLSSLPWLAWTLSVDEWESDWSEQVKRQTVAGAMEIHRHKGTPWAVEQALVLAGIPFAEVQEWFEYSGTPGHFRVVVDIEGETISSEDEARLLRYVGSAKRKSAWLDEVTYNLAVRSPVPVYALGLQSSEVTTIYPQ, from the coding sequence ATGAATAGTCTATTGCCACCCAACGCCACCGCTTTTGAGCGGGCTGTTGAAGATGTGATCGCCAAACGTTTTGATGCGGTGGCAAGTTCGATTGCCACCATCAAGACACTCTGGAATCCATGGACCTGCCCGTTGTCGTCGCTACCCTGGCTGGCCTGGACCTTAAGTGTTGACGAGTGGGAAAGCGACTGGAGCGAGCAGGTCAAACGCCAGACCGTGGCCGGTGCGATGGAGATTCACCGCCACAAGGGGACGCCCTGGGCAGTGGAACAGGCGCTTGTTTTGGCGGGGATCCCCTTTGCCGAGGTCCAGGAGTGGTTTGAATATAGCGGAACGCCGGGACATTTTCGGGTGGTGGTCGATATCGAAGGCGAAACAATTTCCAGCGAGGATGAAGCCAGGCTGTTGCGCTATGTCGGATCGGCCAAACGAAAAAGCGCCTGGCTGGATGAAGTGACCTATAACCTGGCCGTTCGTTCCCCGGTGCCTGTCTATGCGTTGGGGTTGCAATCCAGTGAAGTAACAACGATTTACCCACAGTGA
- a CDS encoding tail protein X — MAQIYRCQDGDMLDQICFAYYGYTSGAVEAVLEANPGLADLGTVYSAGLEINLPELAQNTTVTETIKLWD, encoded by the coding sequence ATGGCCCAAATCTACCGCTGCCAGGATGGTGACATGCTCGATCAGATTTGTTTTGCCTATTACGGCTATACCAGCGGCGCTGTTGAAGCTGTGCTGGAAGCCAATCCCGGTTTGGCTGATCTGGGAACTGTTTACTCAGCGGGATTAGAAATCAACCTGCCTGAGCTGGCACAAAATACAACCGTTACCGAAACCATCAAGCTGTGGGATTAA
- a CDS encoding phage tail sheath subtilisin-like domain-containing protein, with protein sequence MAFLHGLEAFTLDTGPRPISVVRSGVIGLIGTAPDADATAFPLNTPVLIAGNRTEAALLDTVGDGSGTLPDAIDDIFDQCGAVVVVIRVEEGVDETATMTNLVGGIDAGTGAYQGVHALLAAESVTGVVPRILCVPGFTGQRPGDLANPVVSEMIGIAERLRAMIYADGPDTVDADALTWRGDFGSKRVFVCDPGVKVFVDGAYVNRPNSARVAGVRAKLDADGTRGFWWSISNNIINGIGGTTRDIDFTLWDQNCRANLLNEAEVATIVRQDGFRIWGNRTCSDDPLWAFEAHVRLDDMILESLLRAHLWAVDRNITKTYAEDVTEGVNNFLRYLARGNNPAISGGKCWFDPEMNTKDTMDAGQAYFNFDYGRYGVAERVTFAAQINNDYTVEAIFG encoded by the coding sequence ATGGCTTTTTTACACGGACTCGAAGCATTCACCCTTGATACCGGGCCGCGCCCGATCAGCGTTGTGCGCTCCGGCGTTATCGGTCTGATCGGCACGGCACCCGATGCCGATGCGACGGCCTTTCCGCTGAACACTCCGGTGTTGATTGCAGGGAACCGCACCGAAGCGGCGTTGCTGGATACCGTTGGTGACGGCAGTGGCACCCTGCCTGACGCGATCGACGATATCTTTGACCAGTGCGGCGCTGTGGTGGTTGTGATCCGCGTTGAAGAGGGTGTTGACGAGACAGCCACCATGACCAACCTGGTTGGTGGTATCGATGCCGGAACCGGAGCTTATCAGGGTGTGCATGCGCTGCTGGCTGCTGAATCCGTCACCGGGGTTGTCCCCCGTATCCTTTGTGTTCCAGGTTTTACCGGTCAACGTCCGGGAGATCTGGCCAATCCTGTGGTTTCAGAAATGATCGGTATTGCCGAGCGACTACGAGCGATGATCTATGCTGATGGGCCCGACACAGTCGATGCTGATGCCCTCACCTGGCGAGGTGATTTTGGCAGCAAGCGCGTGTTTGTTTGTGATCCCGGCGTCAAGGTTTTTGTCGACGGGGCCTATGTCAATCGCCCCAACTCTGCCCGTGTGGCCGGTGTCCGCGCCAAGCTGGATGCCGATGGCACCCGTGGTTTCTGGTGGTCGATTTCCAACAACATTATCAACGGTATCGGTGGAACAACCCGCGATATCGACTTTACTCTCTGGGACCAAAACTGCCGCGCCAATCTTCTCAACGAAGCGGAAGTTGCCACTATCGTTCGTCAGGACGGTTTTCGCATCTGGGGCAACCGCACCTGTAGTGATGATCCGTTGTGGGCGTTTGAAGCGCATGTCCGTCTTGATGACATGATCCTGGAAAGCCTGTTGCGGGCTCATCTGTGGGCTGTTGATCGCAACATCACCAAAACTTACGCAGAGGATGTGACCGAGGGAGTCAATAACTTCCTGCGTTATCTGGCGCGGGGCAATAACCCGGCTATCAGCGGTGGCAAATGCTGGTTCGATCCTGAAATGAATACCAAGGACACTATGGATGCCGGGCAAGCTTATTTCAATTTTGACTATGGTCGCTACGGTGTCGCTGAACGGGTCACCTTTGCTGCGCAAATCAATAACGATTATACCGTTGAAGCAATCTTCGGCTAA
- a CDS encoding phage tail protein: MTKTTIMMALGDFRFGIDTAAYQKLSREVEYRWPVQNRVGRRPAKQFIGIGTDSISLDGVILPGYRGGFGQIDALRELAGKGQPLLLIDGTGRSWGKWCVERVEESQTIFFSDGVPRKQEFRIKLGHYGDDS, from the coding sequence ATGACTAAAACCACCATCATGATGGCCCTGGGTGACTTCCGTTTCGGGATCGATACCGCCGCTTATCAAAAATTAAGCCGCGAAGTTGAATATCGATGGCCGGTGCAGAACCGTGTGGGGCGCCGCCCGGCAAAACAGTTTATCGGTATTGGTACTGACAGTATCAGTCTTGATGGTGTCATCCTGCCCGGTTATCGCGGCGGCTTTGGCCAGATTGATGCCTTGCGAGAGTTAGCCGGCAAAGGGCAACCATTATTGTTGATTGATGGCACCGGTCGCTCCTGGGGCAAGTGGTGCGTTGAGAGGGTGGAAGAAAGCCAAACGATATTCTTTTCCGACGGCGTACCACGCAAGCAGGAATTTCGCATCAAGCTCGGGCATTACGGGGATGATAGCTGA
- a CDS encoding head decoration protein produces the protein MADLETYTPDNLIAGDFPLVTGDGTILTGQTLVRGTVLAKDSGNDNKLVIVDSASGTASIQAPVAVLAQDVDASAGDAVAPLYLAGEFTERSLTFGGTDTADTHRDALRDLSIFIKKTVAA, from the coding sequence ATGGCTGATCTCGAAACTTACACCCCTGACAACCTGATCGCGGGCGATTTCCCGCTGGTGACCGGTGATGGAACCATTCTGACCGGTCAAACTCTGGTTCGCGGGACCGTGCTGGCTAAAGACAGCGGCAATGACAACAAGCTGGTTATTGTCGATTCTGCCAGTGGTACCGCGTCAATCCAAGCCCCGGTGGCCGTGCTGGCTCAAGATGTTGATGCTTCAGCCGGAGACGCTGTTGCTCCGTTATATCTGGCTGGCGAGTTCACCGAGCGTTCCCTGACATTTGGTGGGACAGACACGGCAGATACACATCGTGATGCGTTGCGCGATCTGTCGATTTTTATCAAAAAAACTGTAGCGGCCTGA
- a CDS encoding major capsid protein has translation MRKFALISSLVVLIGVVMAFIGVPVFADSLPHIAGLDDAGKAAPLLLGNVSLFKSRTMMAALDERKGATTFLLRTFFRGEEVFGTKAVDIEIIKGKRRLAPFVAPVVAGKLMEKDGRVMKTFEPPYVKPLKALDPSDLNAPSTGETIYAGGKNHGQRLAEKTGKLLAEADDEIMAREEWMAAQELDTGAVIIQGDGVDTSIDFQMNGTHKITLTGTDLWSDTVNSDPGADIRAWCELNAKDSGVVSGIAVAGTDAMAAFINHPKVTAKLDNKNIEQGKIDPTLLPEGVTFVGTYRDIGVNVDLYTYQSWYTDDDGNTQPYVPADKFWLGSSAAKNKKLYGMIQDLKAGNFAVKRFPKSWEKEDPSVRYILVQSAPLPALLQPDAFVSAKVV, from the coding sequence ATGAGAAAGTTTGCACTCATTTCGTCCCTGGTTGTGCTGATCGGCGTCGTTATGGCGTTTATCGGCGTACCCGTATTTGCTGACAGCTTGCCCCACATTGCCGGGTTGGACGATGCCGGAAAAGCGGCTCCATTGCTGCTTGGGAATGTCAGTCTGTTTAAATCACGTACCATGATGGCTGCCCTTGATGAGCGCAAAGGTGCGACAACGTTTCTGCTGCGAACCTTTTTCAGAGGTGAAGAAGTTTTCGGCACCAAGGCTGTTGATATTGAAATTATTAAAGGCAAGCGACGTCTGGCTCCGTTTGTTGCTCCGGTGGTTGCCGGCAAGCTGATGGAAAAAGACGGCCGGGTCATGAAAACCTTCGAGCCTCCTTATGTGAAGCCGCTCAAAGCCCTTGACCCTTCCGATCTTAATGCCCCATCGACGGGAGAAACCATCTACGCAGGTGGAAAAAATCATGGCCAGCGCCTGGCGGAAAAAACCGGAAAGCTGTTGGCTGAAGCTGATGACGAAATCATGGCCCGTGAAGAGTGGATGGCTGCCCAGGAACTGGATACCGGCGCAGTGATTATCCAAGGGGATGGCGTCGACACTTCGATTGATTTCCAGATGAACGGCACCCACAAGATCACCCTGACGGGGACAGACCTTTGGTCCGATACCGTCAACAGTGATCCGGGCGCTGATATTCGCGCCTGGTGCGAATTGAACGCCAAGGACTCCGGAGTTGTCTCCGGTATTGCCGTTGCGGGCACCGATGCCATGGCGGCATTTATCAACCATCCGAAAGTGACTGCAAAACTCGACAACAAGAATATCGAGCAGGGCAAGATCGATCCGACGCTGCTGCCGGAAGGTGTGACCTTTGTCGGCACTTACCGGGATATCGGTGTCAACGTCGACCTCTACACCTACCAATCCTGGTACACCGATGATGACGGTAATACGCAACCCTATGTCCCTGCTGACAAGTTCTGGCTGGGGAGCAGTGCCGCGAAGAACAAAAAACTCTACGGCATGATTCAGGACCTGAAAGCCGGGAACTTTGCCGTCAAACGTTTCCCCAAAAGCTGGGAAAAAGAAGATCCGTCCGTGCGTTACATTCTGGTGCAGTCAGCGCCGTTGCCGGCATTGCTGCAACCGGATGCATTTGTTTCCGCCAAGGTTGTTTAA